The following proteins come from a genomic window of Aquimarina sp. MAR_2010_214:
- a CDS encoding DUF4249 domain-containing protein yields the protein MKKAAILYIQIFSILLIQIGCTEPFDIKTIDFENILVVESTLTNELKQQIIKLSRTTTLENLNVVIENNASVTVKASNGNVFNFSQDLTTGEYLSDIEFQALKDVTYTLHITTKEGKNYISSAVTLPPTIEIDSLYSELISKDDQEGVQVFVNTSDPTKKTKYFKYEYEETYKVVAPFPSSYLAEIVNFEIINGDEKYDVHTTSRTPEEVCYSTVKSEGILQIATSNLNENEVFRFPIRFMNKNSGMLRDRYSILVKQYVQSPEAYIFYKTIKELGNTESLLSQNQPGYIVGNINMVTNSDEKVLGFFEVSSVTSKRIYFNYTDFGVEKPPYLIEDCESPLRLDYRKTGTKRNEDGSLEPNDRANIRISIRRYNYQIIYFHHPFYHIIKQECSVCTSISSNVKPDFWED from the coding sequence ATGAAAAAGGCAGCAATACTATACATTCAGATATTTTCTATACTCCTCATACAAATAGGCTGTACAGAACCTTTTGATATCAAAACTATTGATTTTGAAAATATTTTAGTTGTAGAAAGCACTCTTACCAACGAACTAAAACAACAAATAATTAAATTATCCCGCACAACAACTCTAGAAAATCTAAATGTAGTTATAGAAAACAATGCTTCAGTAACTGTTAAAGCTAGTAATGGAAATGTTTTTAATTTTTCACAAGATCTTACAACAGGAGAATACCTTTCTGACATAGAATTTCAGGCACTAAAAGATGTCACTTATACACTACACATCACTACTAAAGAAGGCAAAAATTACATTTCGTCTGCGGTTACATTGCCTCCAACTATTGAGATAGACAGTCTATATTCTGAGTTAATCTCAAAGGATGATCAAGAAGGTGTTCAAGTGTTTGTAAACACATCTGATCCAACAAAAAAGACAAAATATTTTAAATATGAATATGAAGAAACGTATAAAGTAGTAGCTCCTTTTCCTTCATCTTATCTTGCTGAAATAGTAAATTTCGAGATAATTAACGGTGATGAAAAATATGACGTTCATACTACCTCTAGAACACCAGAAGAAGTTTGTTATTCGACTGTAAAATCGGAAGGTATTTTACAAATAGCCACCTCCAATCTAAATGAAAATGAGGTATTTCGTTTTCCAATTCGGTTTATGAATAAAAACAGTGGTATGTTACGAGATCGCTACAGTATTTTGGTAAAACAATATGTACAAAGCCCTGAGGCCTATATTTTCTACAAAACTATTAAAGAATTAGGAAATACCGAAAGCTTATTATCTCAAAATCAACCTGGTTATATTGTGGGTAACATTAATATGGTAACAAATTCCGATGAAAAGGTTTTAGGTTTTTTTGAAGTATCCTCAGTAACTTCAAAAAGAATTTATTTTAATTATACTGATTTTGGTGTAGAAAAACCTCCATATCTTATAGAAGATTGTGAATCTCCTCTTAGATTGGACTATCGTAAAACAGGTACGAAAAGAAATGAAGATGGTTCTTTAGAACCAAATGATCGTGCTAACATAAGAATAAGTATACGGCGTTATAATTATCAGATTATATATTTTCATCATCCATTTTATCATATCATCAAACAAGAATGTAGCGTATGTACTTCTATTTCATCAAATGTAAAACCCGATTTCTGGGAAGATTAA
- a CDS encoding carboxypeptidase-like regulatory domain-containing protein, with product MSIYSMNGQDHSAITIEFDNITLKEAILHLERSTDTFFYFEEEWLKNHTVSKKYDQTDLKTILKGILEKTNINFFIKGKKVILLFNNIIYQELPNSLFDEKKTLDNNTPIFQEEYISQATKQSKNLIAIGKQNTNTRNKTFTVSGYVKDSKTNVPIEEVSIFTVNRSIYTTSDSNGFYSIKLSYGFNQLETNLLGYRKTIQDMIVYNDGTFNLKIEENTETLDEVLIESKKGSNVKEVLMGTNQIEAESIKTIPLVLGERDILKVATTLPGIKTVGEGASGFNVRGGRADQNLILLDDAVLYNPSHFLGFFSAVNPFTTKNINIYKASIPIEYGGRLSSVFDIETKSDTPEKLSAEGSIGPITANLAGEIPIVKKKASVIVGVRATYSDYILKNLDEESLKNSEASFYDGIIKYNHKINTNNSLQGTFYYSKDKFSITSDSIFKYNNRLISLKWNRSFSEKSKANLILVNSEYKYEILYKANANLDFDFGYKLNESQAKLNFNYTLNNKHKFSYGLSSKLYTIDPGTIKPVGVNSDIKLQIIEREKGLESAFYFSDLYKATDKLLLEIGFRYSLYAALGKSTQNIYAANQPINENSIIEVKEYGNNEIIKTYGMPEYRISGRYLLGNEFSIKGSYNKTSQYIHLLSTNTTMSPTDIWKLSDRNIRPQQANQYSLGVFKNITNKNLEFSLEGYYKKMNDILDYKIGAELILNKNIETELLQGEGKAYGIEFLFKKTKGKLNGYFGYSYSRALIKLDSEIYQERVNNGKFFSANYDKPHDFSLVANYKLTKRYSISTNFTYQTGRPVTYPVGRYTIAGQEQVVYSDRNQYRIPDYYRLDIGINIEGNHKLKKLGHSFINISVYNVLGRNNPYSVFFVNDDQQIKAYKTSIFSIPIPTITYNFKF from the coding sequence ATGTCTATTTATTCTATGAATGGTCAAGATCATTCTGCTATAACAATAGAATTCGACAACATAACTTTAAAAGAAGCTATTTTACATCTAGAAAGATCCACTGACACTTTTTTTTACTTTGAAGAAGAATGGCTTAAGAATCATACTGTATCAAAAAAATATGATCAGACAGATCTAAAAACCATTTTAAAAGGAATACTAGAAAAAACCAATATCAACTTTTTTATAAAAGGCAAGAAAGTTATTTTATTATTTAATAATATAATTTATCAAGAATTACCCAATAGCTTATTTGACGAAAAAAAAACATTAGATAATAACACTCCTATTTTTCAAGAAGAATACATATCTCAAGCTACAAAACAAAGTAAAAACTTGATTGCTATTGGAAAACAAAATACAAATACAAGAAATAAAACCTTTACTGTCTCTGGATATGTTAAAGATTCAAAAACCAACGTTCCTATTGAGGAAGTATCTATTTTTACTGTTAACAGATCTATTTATACCACATCTGATTCTAACGGATTCTATTCTATTAAACTATCCTATGGTTTTAATCAACTTGAAACAAATTTATTAGGGTATAGAAAAACAATTCAAGATATGATCGTATACAATGATGGTACCTTCAATCTAAAAATAGAAGAAAACACTGAAACTCTTGATGAAGTACTTATTGAATCCAAAAAAGGGAGCAATGTAAAAGAAGTTTTAATGGGAACTAACCAAATTGAAGCCGAATCTATTAAAACAATACCACTAGTATTAGGCGAACGAGATATCTTAAAAGTAGCTACCACTTTACCCGGTATAAAAACAGTAGGTGAAGGAGCTAGTGGCTTTAATGTACGAGGAGGTCGAGCAGATCAAAACCTTATTTTACTCGATGATGCCGTACTATATAATCCATCACATTTTTTAGGTTTTTTTTCTGCTGTTAATCCATTCACAACAAAAAACATCAATATTTATAAAGCAAGTATCCCCATAGAATATGGAGGTCGATTGTCATCAGTTTTTGATATAGAAACAAAATCGGACACTCCTGAAAAACTTTCAGCAGAAGGCTCTATTGGTCCTATTACGGCTAATCTTGCGGGAGAAATCCCTATAGTAAAGAAAAAAGCTTCAGTGATTGTAGGTGTACGTGCTACGTATTCTGATTATATTTTAAAGAATCTAGATGAAGAGTCCTTAAAAAATAGCGAAGCTTCTTTTTATGATGGTATTATAAAATATAACCACAAAATTAACACCAATAATTCTCTACAAGGGACTTTCTATTATAGCAAAGATAAGTTTAGTATTACTTCAGATTCTATTTTCAAATACAATAATAGGCTTATTTCTCTAAAATGGAATCGTAGTTTTAGCGAAAAAAGCAAAGCTAATTTAATTCTAGTTAACAGTGAATATAAGTATGAAATCCTTTATAAAGCTAATGCTAATTTGGATTTTGATTTTGGGTATAAACTTAATGAAAGTCAAGCTAAATTGAATTTTAATTACACCTTAAACAATAAACATAAATTTAGTTATGGATTGAGTAGTAAGTTATACACTATAGACCCTGGAACAATCAAACCTGTAGGAGTTAATTCTGATATCAAACTACAAATAATAGAACGAGAAAAAGGGTTGGAATCTGCATTTTATTTTTCAGACCTTTATAAGGCAACTGATAAACTGTTATTAGAAATTGGATTTAGATATTCTTTATATGCTGCTTTAGGAAAATCGACTCAGAATATATATGCTGCTAATCAACCTATTAATGAAAACTCTATAATCGAAGTTAAAGAATATGGCAACAATGAAATCATAAAGACTTATGGGATGCCAGAATATCGTATTTCGGGAAGATATCTTCTAGGAAATGAATTTTCTATAAAAGGCAGTTATAATAAAACTTCTCAATATATACATTTACTATCTACTAATACGACTATGTCTCCTACAGATATATGGAAACTTTCTGATCGTAATATAAGACCACAACAAGCAAATCAATATTCTTTGGGAGTATTCAAAAATATTACAAATAAAAACCTAGAATTTAGTCTTGAGGGGTATTATAAAAAAATGAATGACATATTGGATTATAAAATTGGAGCAGAATTAATTCTCAACAAAAATATTGAAACTGAATTATTACAAGGAGAAGGAAAGGCGTACGGAATAGAATTTTTATTTAAAAAAACAAAAGGAAAACTAAATGGATATTTTGGCTATAGTTATTCTAGAGCATTAATTAAATTGGACAGTGAAATTTATCAAGAACGAGTTAACAATGGCAAGTTCTTTTCTGCAAATTATGATAAGCCACATGATTTTTCACTTGTTGCAAATTACAAACTTACAAAGCGATATAGCATTTCTACCAATTTCACATATCAAACTGGACGACCGGTTACTTATCCCGTTGGCAGATATACAATAGCTGGTCAAGAGCAAGTAGTTTATAGTGATAGAAATCAATATCGAATTCCTGATTATTACCGCCTAGATATAGGTATCAATATAGAAGGGAATCATAAGTTAAAAAAATTAGGGCATAGCTTTATTAATATATCTGTTTATAATGTATTAGGAAGAAATAATCCATACTCAGTATTTTTTGTGAACGATGATCAGCAAATAAAAGCCTATAAAACTTCCATATTTTCGATTCCGATACCAACTATAACGTATAATTTTAAGTTTTAG